A region of Sulfurimonas sp. DNA encodes the following proteins:
- a CDS encoding IS256 family transposase, variant Zn-binding type, whose protein sequence is MCPHCTSKKTKKNGELGGIQRYKCSSCNSYFSSKRRPDKLQEIIFKKYIYKRQTLSDLAEEYKKSSRWVQKQIFEYEPNIKYHKPRAIVLICDATFYGKRKDKLGTLVFKDDITKEILLSKHIQSELSADYKLLLNQLLELGYTVLSVTIDGKRGLQKVFKDFPLQMCHFHQAKTVRRYITKRPRLQAGKDLKKIMYRLTQTNEKKFTKKLDEWYETYKNFIEEKSINNDTGKSYYTHQKVRAAYRSLRANLSYLFTRNKYKNFKIPNTTNTLDGGTFSPLKILIKIHRGLSKSLKLKMVDDYLLNYKKK, encoded by the coding sequence ATCTGTCCACACTGTACATCAAAAAAGACTAAAAAAAATGGTGAATTAGGTGGAATTCAGAGATATAAATGCTCAAGTTGTAATAGTTATTTTTCATCAAAAAGACGACCAGATAAATTACAAGAAATTATTTTTAAAAAGTATATTTATAAGAGACAAACACTAAGTGATTTAGCAGAGGAATATAAGAAAAGTTCTCGATGGGTTCAGAAGCAAATATTTGAATATGAACCAAATATAAAATATCATAAACCTAGAGCGATAGTTCTTATCTGTGATGCTACTTTTTATGGCAAACGCAAAGATAAACTTGGAACGCTAGTTTTTAAAGATGACATTACCAAAGAGATACTTTTATCCAAACATATTCAAAGTGAACTATCAGCTGACTATAAACTATTACTCAATCAACTTTTAGAGCTTGGCTATACAGTTCTATCAGTCACAATAGATGGCAAAAGAGGCTTACAAAAGGTTTTTAAAGACTTTCCACTACAAATGTGTCACTTCCATCAGGCAAAGACTGTGAGAAGATATATAACTAAAAGACCAAGACTACAAGCTGGAAAAGATTTGAAGAAAATCATGTATCGACTCACTCAAACTAATGAAAAAAAATTTACTAAAAAGCTTGATGAATGGTATGAAACATATAAAAATTTTATAGAAGAAAAAAGTATCAATAATGATACTGGTAAATCATATTACACTCATCAAAAAGTTAGAGCTGCATATAGAAGTTTAAGAGCTAATCTTTCATATCTTTTTACAAGAAATAAATATAAAAATTTCAAGATTCCAAACACAACAAATACTCTCGATGGTGGAACTTTTTCTCCATTGAAAATACTCATTAAAATCCACAGAGGATTAAGCAAAAGCTTGAAGTTAAAAATGGTTGATGATTATTTATTAAACTATAAGAAAAAATAA
- a CDS encoding MoxR family ATPase: protein MKASKLISSISALIEQKVPSFLWGAPGVGKSSIIKQIAQSKGMEFIDLRLALMDPTDLKGIPFYDKDSHTALWAPPAFLPKDGKGILFLDELNTAAPSVQASAYQLILDRKVGEYCLPSGWAIIAAGNRESDRGVTYRMPAPLANRFVHFEMEVDASEWRDWAYEQGINEKIIAYIAYKNEHLFTFDAASDTKSFATPRSWEYVDAILKSTIDAELLVDAISGAVGKDVAVGFLQFVKVMTKLPNIENILNTGEGEYSDEVDVLYALSVGLVSGLLKDNSEEKLDNLLKYTLKLKSEFAVMCVQDLQRNGVKMEHSIVFKEWVKQFAYLLA, encoded by the coding sequence ATGAAAGCCTCAAAGTTAATAAGTTCAATTTCCGCTCTCATAGAGCAAAAAGTTCCAAGTTTTTTATGGGGAGCGCCAGGAGTTGGTAAATCTTCAATAATTAAGCAAATAGCACAATCAAAGGGTATGGAATTTATAGACTTAAGACTCGCTCTTATGGATCCAACAGACCTTAAAGGTATCCCATTTTATGACAAGGACTCACATACTGCACTTTGGGCGCCACCAGCTTTTTTACCAAAAGATGGAAAAGGTATTTTATTTTTAGATGAGTTAAATACAGCAGCTCCAAGTGTTCAAGCATCTGCATATCAACTAATTTTAGATAGAAAAGTTGGTGAATATTGTCTTCCCTCTGGTTGGGCAATAATTGCTGCAGGAAATCGTGAAAGTGATAGAGGAGTGACATATAGAATGCCCGCTCCTTTAGCAAATAGGTTTGTTCATTTTGAGATGGAAGTTGATGCTAGTGAGTGGAGAGATTGGGCGTATGAACAGGGAATAAATGAAAAAATTATAGCTTATATAGCATACAAAAATGAGCATCTATTTACCTTTGATGCTGCGAGTGACACTAAAAGTTTTGCAACTCCAAGAAGTTGGGAGTATGTAGATGCTATACTAAAAAGTACTATAGATGCTGAGCTGCTCGTAGATGCAATTAGTGGTGCGGTTGGTAAAGATGTCGCAGTTGGCTTTTTACAGTTTGTAAAAGTTATGACTAAACTTCCAAATATAGAAAATATTTTAAACACAGGTGAAGGTGAATATTCTGATGAGGTTGATGTTCTCTACGCTCTAAGTGTAGGTCTAGTTAGTGGACTACTTAAAGATAACTCTGAAGAAAAACTAGATAACCTACTAAAATACACCCTAAAACTAAAGAGTGAATTTGCTGTTATGTGTGTTCAAGACTTGCAGAGAAACGGTGTAAAAATGGAACATTCAATAGTTTTTAAAGAGTGGGTTAAACAGTTTGCTTATCTTTTGGCGTAG